The Paenibacillus sp. YPG26 genome includes a window with the following:
- a CDS encoding MerR family transcriptional regulator, with protein sequence MIAIRSEITISELAKLMNVSVHQIRYFEEKGVLQPAYTDTNQYRKYGMDQVYELARILLLRKLEVPVQSIRECMTSYSADQHRQLLQHSLQDIEAELLRLQELRQFILKVLQEQHNSGLQPGQYQVQKRTRTFLTPFIKLDSSSKLNAALLAEKAGHIPNLFESDIHYLYDGTDTVTLYLEAQTPGDVSLPEGEYLTLQCLVHEEELEPRIEQFFDYAIEQSIPLTGPLIVTERSYLSLFSANKLHYELQALIVTAAHPEEENPA encoded by the coding sequence GTGATTGCGATCAGAAGCGAAATTACAATTAGTGAACTAGCCAAGCTGATGAATGTGTCGGTTCATCAAATCCGTTATTTTGAGGAGAAGGGTGTGCTTCAGCCTGCTTATACAGACACGAATCAGTACCGGAAATATGGTATGGATCAGGTCTACGAGCTAGCCCGTATCCTGCTGCTCCGTAAGCTGGAGGTACCTGTTCAGTCCATTAGGGAATGCATGACCTCCTATTCCGCAGATCAGCACCGGCAGCTGCTGCAGCATTCCTTGCAGGATATCGAAGCGGAGCTGCTGCGTCTTCAGGAGCTTCGGCAGTTCATTCTCAAGGTGCTGCAGGAGCAGCACAACAGCGGCTTGCAGCCCGGTCAATACCAAGTACAGAAGCGTACTCGTACATTTCTCACCCCGTTCATTAAGCTTGACTCCTCTTCGAAGCTGAATGCGGCGCTACTGGCTGAGAAAGCGGGCCACATTCCGAACCTGTTCGAATCGGATATCCACTATCTGTATGACGGCACGGATACCGTTACTTTATATCTGGAGGCGCAGACTCCGGGCGATGTTTCCCTGCCGGAAGGGGAGTACCTTACCCTGCAATGTCTCGTACATGAGGAGGAGCTTGAACCCCGGATTGAGCAGTTTTTCGACTATGCTATTGAACAATCTATTCCTCTAACAGGGCCTCTGATTGTCACCGAGAGATCCTATTTATCACTGTTCAGTGCCAACAAGCTGCACTATGAGCTGCAGGCTTTGATCGTGACAGCTGCACATCCTGAAGAGGAGAACCCGGCATGA
- a CDS encoding DUF4386 domain-containing protein translates to MRKIEIAAGVLFLLSTASFLIGSGMLDPILHRSDLLYSIDSNRTSIFTGLILELINALAVVGIGLLLQSVLHNHHKMLALGYFASRIMESILLIVSLTCPLILLVVSKKPLSAGTSAESYLQTIGSFAVEAHFLLFEIAMIVLSLGSLLFCYILYQSRLVPRLLSLIGFLGYAGLLASSSLSIAGLDIGSVLYIPGAIFELVLPIWLIVKGFRRSGGDVPFTT, encoded by the coding sequence ATGAGAAAGATCGAGATAGCGGCAGGGGTATTGTTCTTGTTGTCAACGGCTTCGTTCCTGATCGGGAGCGGAATGCTGGATCCTATTCTGCACCGGAGTGACCTGCTCTACAGCATCGATTCCAATCGAACAAGTATATTCACGGGGCTGATACTGGAATTAATCAATGCCCTGGCTGTTGTAGGGATAGGCCTGTTACTGCAGTCTGTGTTACACAACCACCATAAGATGCTTGCGCTAGGCTACTTCGCTTCCCGGATTATGGAGTCTATATTGCTCATCGTCAGCTTAACCTGTCCGCTCATTCTCCTGGTGGTAAGCAAGAAGCCTTTATCCGCAGGAACCTCCGCTGAGTCTTACTTGCAGACAATAGGAAGCTTTGCCGTGGAAGCTCATTTCTTGTTATTTGAGATAGCAATGATCGTGCTGAGTCTGGGCAGCTTGCTGTTTTGTTATATCCTTTACCAGTCCAGATTGGTTCCGCGGTTATTATCCCTCATTGGCTTCCTTGGGTATGCGGGCTTGCTCGCAAGCAGCTCGCTGTCAATCGCCGGTCTGGATATAGGGAGCGTCCTCTATATTCCTGGAGCAATATTCGAACTGGTGCTGCCAATCTGGCTCATCGTGAAGGGATTCAGAAGGAGCGGTGGCGATGTTCCTTTTACAACATAG